attatGGCATGACATTTGTAAAGTGTAAGGATATTATAAAACCTTCGCAGTTTCCTTCTCTCTAATTGCTCTGCTAAATTGCATGGATACCACACATGTTGAATTtcacaaaataatttaaaatagttaTAATGGTCTTCATCAGCAGATTAACTTTATCCAATATCGCTTTCCGGCAGCAAATACACAAGTTACGGCTACGGGTATTTGTGTAGACTTACCTGTACTGGAATATTCAAAGAATTCCCTTAATAAATACAGAATCCCATCAAATCCTTGCCTGGTGACAATGGGACCAagtcctttcaaacaaaaaaaggatCACCTAAATTGGTGAAGTCGCTTGCGACAAATCtgaaatataaatgttttttttttgacaaaacaagactattgaaaatgttgaagtcggttaaaatgaTGAAACTGACGGTAcgtatttaatttgtaattttaattaaattaatgtatttatataatatctAGTTTCTCGgggaaggaaaacatcgtgatgaAACCTATATTTGTACATCTGCGAATAAATTCAAAGGCGTGTGTGAAGTCCCCagcccgcattgggccagcgtggtgactatagcccaaaccctcccGCGCAGGAGAAGGCCTGATGTAAAGTTGTTAGTTCGTATTCTGCCAGTGTTTTGTCGTATCGtattagataaaataaatataatataagtacctatgatAAGTATAAACATAAAATGTGTGAAATTTTAAGAGCtccaaaatgttatcattaattCAAACAATTGCTAAATAAcatttgttattttttaattcTAATGTTATGTCGTATACCTACCTGTATTGTATGTTACGGAAAATACCTAAGTAACTCTAAAATATCTAATTATGAGCATGTTCCGAAacattataaataggtacaattatGTTAGGTACATAGGATAGGTCCAAAACCGAAAAAAAGTCATTTAATAACTAACAAAAACCTAAAAGGTTTTTTCCGAAAACATGAAGTTCTGTTTTATTTAAACACTAAATTTTAAATCTGGTGTATAATTTCACCTTCTGAAAAAAGGTAGTGTCTCTTTTTTTCGTTCAATAATTatacttagttttttttttttagcattagaaataaggtaaaaaatcttgatgtgtcttttaattcaaaaacacattttaaaaataatttactacaaatatgcaacaattatgaatctaatacgatcttttatattattctgctttcaagtaatagttactgatatataaaaagcgtttttcaattaaaagacatgtcataataaataataaatatgtttataaatagttaaattacttatattataagcaATTATAAGTAAGTGTCAAATTACATGTCAAAGACATATACAAGGATTTACATTAGTCATTTAATTATATATGATAGTTTTATACAAGTAGGGACTTACATCGTTAAATGTATTTAACAGGAGTCAATATCAATAGAAATACGGAATATTTTGTGTATactaaagtaataaatataGCAGCAAGCCTGTGTTTaatttttacaaaatgtaaataaatcatTTCTTTTTTAGGCAAatctataataagtattttcttACTTATTATTGACGtttatctatggactggccttacctcggagggccttacgggcaataataatggggcatgaatggggccagtacagcggtgtgacactgctacaacgcgattggttgatgagttcgcatcacgcgaacgcgtgtgtgtgtgtaaaatgtatgtatgcgtattatgtatgtatgtataatctCTTTAGTGTACAAAACGCAGAAGACAAATAAAGCACAGGATCGGCAGTACAaaagcgaacttatccctttaaccCTTAattgcatagtgttgccaaatgtctacaaaccattagacagctcactgttttaaaataaaaaggtttacgttcttgaacgcacctttataccaaacgtcaagtaaTAAGGTGATGATTTAActgttaaatttacgcaatatttttaatttataaaaattacattcgttttaagacgaaaagtcggcaAACTTGGAAAATCCacaagttgataatttttagtatgtgattttgaacggtttTTTCAgggtatgtaattattttatagagtctgtgcggaaagagaagagtcgtgaaatgtatggggcccaataaataccacgactcttctctttccgaacagtctctatttaaaaactttatcataggtatatcacaaatagtgtacctttctaatggtagtaaaaaaaacatttatatattactgaaaattacatatttacataaatatgatttagccaattcaacttctaacactgatttcgcagtgaaaatattttttactatttttcctagaatcggcaaacaattatgtgatacatatataaatctcgggcaaaaagaaaaaattatGCATTAAGGGTTAAGAAACTTattacttttttagggttccgtacccaaagggtaaaaccctattactaagactccgctgtccgtccgtccgtccgtctgtcaccaggatgtatctcacgaaccgtgatagctagacagttgaaattttcacagatgatgtattatttctgttgccgctataacaacaaatactaaaaagtacggaaccctcgtttTTATAGTTGATCTGTAGGGTAAATCATCTATAACTGGCACAAAGAGTAATGAACGATTTATCCTAAAACGCTGGGTTCTTGAATGCGGATGTGGTGAGAGTAGGTATGTCAATCATAGTATTCATATAATGGCTATTTCATGCGTGTTTATTGTGAGAGCTAACAATATTGGATCGTTTCCTTTGACAAGTGAAATATTAACGTGTAACTAACTATGCCTTTGGTACAGTCAGGTCTATTAACTTTTGATATGTGTGTGGtgatcatcataatcataagtCGAAGATCGGTTCACCAGAATCAGTAGACCGATGCACAGATGTGGGTGCCGAGGATCGGTTCACCACAATCAGAAGACCGATGCACAGATGTGGGTGCCGAGGATCGGTTCACCACAATCAGTAGACCGATGCACAGATGTGGGTGCCGAGGATCGGTTCACCACAATCAGTAGACCGATGCACAGATGTGGGTGCCGAGGATCGGTTCACCACAATCAGTAGACCGATGCACAGATGTGGGTGCCGAGGATCGCTTCACCACAATCATCTGCAATTTAAGTTCTGACACCATTGAATTACTACATTGATTACTGCGTAGTAATTTAATAACTCAATGTCTGCCACATATGTTTTATATCCGTAGCTATATGTAGGAAGAGATAGCAAGTCACAAACCGTGGCCGATTGTACATTAACCGGCGTTTACGCGGCGTGACAAAATTAACACCAAATTACCCTTTGTACAACAACAATAGAGAAAACACATTGTCCCCCCTCCGAACGCACGTCATAAATGCCCTATTCGCACTTTCCAACGTCCATTTACTAGTAGAATTACGAAACGGAtgtttcttttaaaattataaattgacaTCGAGTAACTACCGTGGCGGGTTTTACCGAATTTGGTGAACCGAAATGCGGCTGTgacatatttaaaaactgaCATTGAcccattttttattaattttggcaCCAAAAACCAAACtaatatacttaggtacttaagtaaCCTAAGTATTTCGTTATTTGCCATTTCTCCGATAGAGACAATGATAGCTTTATTAGTTCTTGTATTTGTGTTCGGTAACTGTGACAGTAATGATAGGTTCGGGATAAAACAACATGGATTCCCCAAATGGCGACTCGGGAACATGAAAGGTGTTGAGCAAAAGGCGAGGTTCTGGCCACAGAGAGATAATCGATGTAAGTATAAGtaaaattagttttatttttaattttggacATGCTACAAATGAACTTTAGTTTTTATTAGGCGATTAAATTGACTAGTAGATAATTTAGCCTTATGGTTTCTTCACGCTCAGcgaacgtaggtacctaatttctATGATGGCATAAAATGCTTGGTTATTATATAGTAGATGAAACTGTTTGCTTAATTTGATATGAACCTAATTCTATGATCTGACTCTCAAGAAAGAGACTTATACTGtattgtaaatgttttattctCCGCAATTTTATCGTTCTGGGGAATGTGCAGGTGAACATACTAATGCTAGTTCTGTTAGCGTGCGTGgtagttttataatttttgcCATTTGGAAAATTTGGATTAAATTCCTCGATATCTCACATTACTAGTGTTTTTGCGTCagatgtacctacctagttgtTTTTCCCCATTTTAgtgatacatatttttattttccccATATCACAAGGTGCTTGATTTGAAAAAGCTGCTTCCCATATCTGATGATAACATAAGCTAAAATGTTATTGTGATAGACGTAAAGTATTTAGAAAAGAAAAGAAACGTTTGTTTGCAAGGGTACGTAGATATACGTACGAGTTCaaacatattattttacaaGCAAACATTCCAAAAATAGTTCCCACGCCTCTAAGACAATAAGGTCGTGaacatatattgtatattttGCAACGTAATGAACTCGATTGCTCAAGGTCTTACATAATATAAACATAGTCAGAGCATTAATATAAACATATGTGCAGTCCTATCAGTGTTCACGGTGGTGACGTTCCCGAACGGCGGCTGCGCGGGCGCCTCGGGCGACAACGGCACGTGTCTCGCGGCCCGGGAGTGCAGCGCCCGCGGCGGCTCCGCTAACGGCTACTGCGCTAACGGCTTTGGGCTGTGCTGCATTTGTAAGTTTAGCTTGTGACTTACTTAGAAAAGAAGTAAGTCCATACGAAGTAGGTAATATTATCTGTTCTGTAGACACACTCAGGCAGACCAAAGCTGAGCGCAGCAGCGTTGCTATTACAGCATTACTGCCGCAGTGATTTGGGAGATGTCACCTGTCCTTCTCCTTATCGTCGGCAGAATGTAAATGCCCTTGTAACATTTTGATGGTATAGCCGCCATACGGATGCTACTATTGCGCACTCAGCTAAatgaataatattatttaatctttatgtCACAGTTATGACATCATGTGGTAGCAGTACTTCAGAGAACGGGACCTACTTTGTGAACAGCGGATATCCTTCATCCTACGATGACACGGGTTCTTGCGAGCTCACCGTGATTAAATCACATCCGGATGTATGTCAAATAAGGTACGGTTGTGACAGTAATGCGACTTACGCTTACGTTTTAATCAGGGAGAATCTTTCGTCCCTACTTACCGGTTCTCATTGTCATCAAGTCACGTCCGGGTGTATTTCGAATAAGGAATGGTAGTGACAATAATGTGACGTATTTTTTCGTGTAGGTACATTCAAATCTAGTGAGCAGAAATGATATTAAGGTTTACATTATCAAAGGGCACTTTTTCTCAagttttttttgaagtgaaaacttctttagcggcgctatgcactttttgtgatagggaaaaaatgttaaactcgcgagagcgtaagacgtaggtaagacgtaagacgcttcgtaaaaCGGACACATGACCTGATCGGAAAACTGTTACAATATCATTGAGTTTTCATTTCTGctggcactcccggagtgcaacccgttttttttgttttaatgagAGAGTTCTGGCTCTTAGGTGTGCGCGAATTAATTTAGATACCTATCTAAATGACATTATGGATTTAAAATCGTTTTTCAGGTTAGACTTCAATCGGTTCACTATAGCCGGACCCGAGCCAGTCAACAATGTTTGCAATCAAGATCAGTTCATAGTATCCGGTGGCAACCCCGTACCGGCAATATGCGGCGTCAACCAAGGCAGTCACAGTTGAGTAAAAATGCCGTTATTCTTCTCATcggaattaaaataaataaaaaatggatGGATGTTaagtgtgggatgctacctgcgtagacacactggcaccgtcccacctccaacggactaatGTAAAAGCGGGCGTCGAAGAgaggtagagagtaccatttggagttaaaactctaggtccatggggtcccagcgcgcataaatTGTTCGCAGAAaacgcgaagcgtctggttgacgtaactggcgaccgaagagctggcggctacctcgcacatcGTATCAGCATTgagatacagcgaggaaatgccgtaagcatccttggtacataggctcaagggcctattttagatttaacctagttattaatttcttttagtaataccactgtttatatcttgtttgtaaataaatgatttaattaaaaattaaatgttataCTATAGGACATCTCACACAAATTGACCTAGTCCCacataaggcttgtgttgtggatactatataaaatataaatagttaACAGGGATAATTAATTTtcgataaacacacaaataaaaccCCTTACTTGGAAAATGTTTATACTCATCGATGATGAATCAGCAAAAGCCTTTGACATAATTCAGTTCCCGTCCCACTGAGTAACTAGAAGTTTGCGGATTTCGAAAGACTACACACTCAAAAAGTCATTTGCATGTtgtttcatataataaattcaATATGTTGAAATCAGTGAATatcataccgggtgtggcctgtaacacgagcaaagaattaaaacatagattgtactcctcaaacggtgacacttttgttcaacaacttttaaaaattatgaagtatttagtctccctatttttcatacaaaataaatattatcttcaatggacgccatcgccacgccatattattgtgattgacgttgcttgtcacgccttaaacataacaaaattggcaatacattgcgtcttagaataaactttaaagtgtaataaaaatcaaaccacaagttatttttaaaagtcgctgaacacatgttggtcagtatgaggagtacagcctacagtttaatttttgctcatgttacaggccacacccggtatatagcgATCCGAGATTCGTTTCTTTTGGTGTGCCACAAGGCCGTATCTTAGGTCCGATTTTTTCCTCTTATTTGTTATAactagttattttttatttagaaatttaaattaatatctcCAACAAATATAAACAATAAATCTTTTTGGCCcagtggttgactggtagagaatgccttatggcattaagtccgcactttttgtacttataatttcatgtgcaataaaatgtaaataaataaaacaaacaagGCATTCGTTGTTTGTGGGAGCTATCATATATGTCAACCATACTCACCACTCACCTGTGTACGCTGGCGATAAATGCGAAGTGCAGGTGAAATACTCAGAAACTTAAGCTACCAAAATCAGCAGATGCCGTCTTAAGCGCTAAGATGAAACAAACCCTTTGTCTGATTGTGAATATTTTTCCAGTGTACATCGATGCGGGGATCGGATCCACGAATCCTGTGAAACTGACCTTCGTGACCAGCGGGGCGGCGTTCGCCAGGATGTGGAAGGTCAAGGTCACGCAGATCCCATGCAGCACTATCTATAgaggtacctatatacttataacactttaaaccctcgcgttttgtacacatatttaattacacaaacgggtctacagcgatataatttcattgtttttacctttaattccgacgtttcagctgagttgcaccagctgtggccACGGAAAGACTCAATGAacttatatcgcggtagacccgtttgtgtaattaaatatacttatatacttGTAGAAGATTATTCATTTAAGACGCCGTGCCAGAAAGGGTTTTGCTTTCAAACCGTTCGTATTTTGAAGCCAGGAATACTCTCTAGTTTTATGGACCTTAACATTAATTAGTTTTTGGACCTTAAGTATAAACCTAAAATACAATTTGATATTCACCAGATTTTATTAGTACAGAAAAACGTCGTCAGGAaaattaaaagtaggtacctatttattaagtACTTTTTCAGTCGGTCATATGGTTCTCTCGCGATGATTTTGGCGAACTCATTGGCTTAAACCACCGATTTGGTAGTTTTAATAGTAATAAGtgcattaattatttaaatataaataaaatacctgaagattttttttggtaatgaCTCTAAAGTGCCACAATCTACTGCTCGATTTCTCTAAACTATGAAAGTAACAAAATACAACGTTGCAGCTGACGAGGGTTGCCTGCAGTACTACACGGGTGTCTCGGGGCAGCTCAAATCCTTCAACTACGACCCGGCGGCAGGCTTGCAACTCAGCAACCAGGATTATGGCATCTGTATCAGGATGGAGAGGAACTTCTGTGGGATCCAGTACTCCGCGTGTCCTGACACAGGTATGTTACTCTAATGATGTGGGCTGTTAATCCTCATTAAGCACTTGAGGCCAGCTCTTTCCATCCGAGACTAATTAAAAAGGATAACTGATCGATCGATGTGCAGGGAGAGCTTAGACAATTATTTTAGTGATCCTAGCTGTATATACCCAAGCTCCGACCGGTTCAGAAGCCAGCCGGATAAAAACTTTATTACATTTTTTGATCTCAttctcaaataaataataaaatgtttagTGAACAACCGTTCCCGCGCTTTCACCATCTCCGGCAACAGTAATGGACCAGTCAACGCCATGGTCGGTGCGGGAGTTGGACCAAACGCGTGTGCCAATGATTGGCTACTGGTGCCTTGTGCGTCCAATGTTGGGCGAGTACAGGTATGTATGTACACttattttttgaagaaccccgtGCTGTAAAACCCAGAGAAAACCGCGACAGTGAGCTCATTCCACAACCGGAGCGCTCGCAGGATAAAAGAACCGTGTCCCGATTTGGGCCATGGTGCGTCCATTAATGAATCGCATACTAACGGATAGGGGTTTACGAGTACATTCACGGAAAAATAGTTTCATTGTTAATCGAAGTGGGCATATGATTGTAGGCAACCCAACACTGGTGGCTTAATTGACGTTTATATATCTGAAGATTCTTCATGGATACTgtcaaatcttataaaatatgtctcccATTTCTGTTCATGGAGGTTTTATTGGTTGTGTTAGATGCCTTGCATACCCTTATTACCAAATAATGTGCTGATTTGGCCCGCTAGCAACAAAATCGTACCGTGTACCAAAAAGGAGGGGAGAGGGGAAaaggtcggctccccaggtccaatctatgctatatttcttcatgctcttagcaactagggcaagttaaatatcatttttgtatattttaaggACGAGGAATTTGAAATAATCGTTATAcctttttatacaaataaactgatttttgcacaataaatgaaaatattatgtatttttttaggaCAGTTTTGGCCATTACAATCATAGTGTGGCGATTtgttctaaataaaaaattggacaaTTTAGCTTATTTATTCCTCATTCTAAAAACTATCACTTTAAAATAGgcactcatatattttttaataatttgtagcgCGTGGCGGTGACGATGTTCATTTAATTTGAATTATGACCAaagtcaaacattaaaaatgtaaaaaaataactgaatctggcatttgaaaagtatgaatacaatgttttaattattttacagaTAAATTATAGGCGATATTTTTACAAATGAAATGGGTTTCTGCCACCCTATTATAAGACAGTAGACTTATTTGCTAACAAGGCATGCCCCCCAAATACGCTCATAAGAATGATATATTATATTCTATCGATATAGGCACATGCACTATCGAATGATGTATAAGTTACTTCGGGACTCGTGATGGCCCAGAACGCATACTATCCGGGACACGGTTCTTTCTCTGAGACCGCACACTCCGCACGGAAACCATTTAGGCTCCAGAGTGTGCTAGTGACGCCCAAATGTGTACTGGTAGCCATATTATCATAGCCTCGGtttcttttttattatattttaatattaataaacatCGATGCAAGTGTTATCAATATCGACAGCAAGCAATTTATAAatcttaataggtacctacctggggctgtagacctcgcgagcattaCTTTAAACTgcataaatgtatggttccgccATATTGATAATTTTCCAAAATATGAATAGagaaaaatataggtacctattaaatcattgaacctgctcacaaaattttacgataatCGGTTGAGAGTTGCGACCTGTAGAGctgaacatccggacatacaaaagcattttgcCTAATAAGCTGAagcggagaccttcgctaacgctcggtcgaAGAGATGTGACTCATCATTGAGTAAACATGAGGTACCTAAGTATCAATGAAAAGTCATTTtgacaataattaaaattacatagAATAATAAATCCgttcattatttataaatacctGAGTACGATTAtaagaggggggaggggggtaaggGGTGAACGGTAATAACATGTAACCGACCCTACTGTCAACCTCTCCTGCTCGCATCGGTGGTTCGTTAAGAATAGCCGATGGCGATGGTTCCCAGCCATCGCGGGGCCCCCTGCTAGATAACAGACGAGGGTCTGGCGACCGATCAAATGGCGGTATAACCATTCACCTCGCCAGGCAACTGGCCAGAAGAGGCTTCAGCGACCTTGAGTTTCAAATACCCTCTAAAATGTCTGGGGCGGAACGGAACGGGAAACGACCGCATCTAAAATCCCAAGAAAACCACCATGAGAAGAGCTAATGTGATAAGTAACGACTGGTCATGCGACCCGGCTGACGCCCGGCGCCAGGGCGGTTCCGGGTCTCCTGGTGTGAAATTGGCTACCGGCTGCAAGCGAGTTCGTCCGCAGGCTCCTTGCAGAAATGGGGCTACTGCTGGACTGATACCACCACACACAAGTCGACTCACTACCAAAGAAAATGCTCTCAAGATAGGGACCTGGAATGTGCGCGGCATGCAGATGACTGGAAAGATAGAGATAATAGAACAGGAAATGGCTAGATATGGATTGGACGTGTTGGGCCTGAGTGAGACGCATATAAAGGAGAGTGGCCATTGCATATCACAGAGTGGCGTGCTCAGGATCAATGCCGGTAGTCAGGACAACAGTTTCAGCGGCGTGGGTTTCCTAATTTCTAGGCAGTTGCGTAATAAGGTGCTAGGGTACAATGCCTTCAGTGACAGAATTGCTACCCTGAAACTTGCGGCGCACCCTAACCTGATTGTGCTGATACAGGTATATGCGCCTACTTCAACTTCGTCAGAGGAGAGCATAAGCCAGTTTTATAGTGACCTAGAAAGGCTATACCAGGACGTCCCGAGTAAGGAGATAACCATCATCCTTGGTGATTTTAACGCAAAAATCGGAAGCACTCGTCACGATGAACACCTCAGAGAAGTTGTAGGGAGGAATGGCCTAGGTTCACGGACCGAGCGGGGCGAGAGATTGCTCGACTTCTGTGCCGAATATGGGCTAACCATCATGAACTCGTGGTTTGAGCAACATCCGCGACGTATCTATACCTGGCAATCTCCTACAGGGCATCGTAACCAAATAGATTATGTTTTGGTAGGTAGAAGGTGGAGATCGTCTATTCTATCCACAAAAACACGTCCTGGGGCTGACTGCGGCGG
Above is a window of Cydia splendana chromosome Z, ilCydSple1.2, whole genome shotgun sequence DNA encoding:
- the LOC134804022 gene encoding uncharacterized protein LOC134804022 translates to MKGVEQKARFWPQRDNRFLSVFTVVTFPNGGCAGASGDNGTCLAARECSARGGSANGYCANGFGLCCIFMTSCGSSTSENGTYFVNSGYPSSYDDTGSCELTVIKSHPDVCQIRLDFNRFTIAGPEPVNNVCNQDQFIVSGGNPVPAICGVNQGSHMYIDAGIGSTNPVKLTFVTSGAAFARMWKVKVTQIPCSTIYRADEGCLQYYTGVSGQLKSFNYDPAAGLQLSNQDYGICIRMERNFCGIQYSACPDTVNNRSRAFTISGNSNGPVNAMVGAGVGPNACANDWLLVPCASNVGRVQPAQALCTDRICGGTFSAELSMQASTVMSTVKPFRLWFHTDNIEAPLDIANRGFCLNYIQQPCTNNVL